In a genomic window of Magnolia sinica isolate HGM2019 chromosome 14, MsV1, whole genome shotgun sequence:
- the LOC131226090 gene encoding probable aspartic proteinase GIP2: MASSTPNVYLFSTLFLLLISFSFAQVSFRPKALILPVVKDTATLQYVTQINQRTPLLPIRLTVDLGGQFLWVDCDSAAYVSSSYRQARCGSAQCSLAKSGACGGGICGLFPDNTITRTGSYGEVGDDIVALQSTDGSNPGPIVTIPHFIFTCAPTFLLQGLASKVNGMVGLARTRIALPSQFAAAFSFHRKFAVCLSSSSTSNGVIFFGDGPYMLLPNIDASKSLIYTPLIINPVSTAGVYGLGEPSDEYFIGVKSIKINEKRVPLNASLLSIDNNGFGGTKISTVNPYTTLETSIYKAFSEAFIREATSRNITRAAPVAPFDVCFSSKRIGSTRVGPAVPWVDLVLQSENVYWRIFGANSMVYVNDDVVCLAFVDGGSNPRTSIVIGGYQLEDNLLQFDLATSRLGFSSSLLFRRTTCANFNFTSNV, from the coding sequence atgGCTTCTTCAACTCCTAATGTTTACCTCTTCTCCACTCTCTTCCTCCTTCTCATCTCTTTTTCCTTCGCTCAAGTATCGTTCCGACCGAAGGCGCTCATTCTTCCAGTAGTAAAAGACACAGCAACCCTCCAGTACGTGACCCAAATCAATCAAAGGACACCACTCCTACCCATAAGGCTCACTGTCGATCTCGGAGGTCAATTCCTATGGGTTGATTGTGATTCAGCTGCCTATGTCTCATCCTCTTATCGTCAAGCACGGTGTGGCTCAGCCCAGTGCTCATTAGCCAAGTCCGGCGCATGTGGCGGTGGGATATGTGGTCTCTTCCCTGATAACACCATCACCCGCACTGGCTCATATGGAGAAGTCGGAGACGACATCGTTGCCCTCCAATCAACGGACGGATCAAACCCTGGCCCCATTGTTACTATACCCCACTTCATCTTCACATGTGCCCCCACATTCCTCTTACAAGGACTAGCTAGCAAGGTTAATGGTATGGTAGGTCTCGCACGGACACGTATTGCACTCCCGTCTCAGTTCGCAGCTGCATTCAGCTTCCACCGAAAGTTTGCTGTCTGTCTGTCATCCTCGTCAACATCCAACGGTGTCATATTCTTCGGTGATGGGCCATACATGTTGCTTCCGAACATTGATGCCTCCAAATCACTTATCTACACTCCCCTCATTATCAATCCTGTAAGTACTGCTGGAGTTTACGGATTAGGAGAGCCTTCTGATGAGTATTTCATCGGTGTGAAATCGATCAAGATCAATGAAAAGCGTGTCCCGTTAAATGCATCCCTTCTCTCCATTGATAACAATGGCTTCGGTGGAACGAAAATCAGCACCGTCAATCCTTACACAACTCTGGAGACGTCCATCTACAAGGCTTTCTCTGAGGCTTTCATTAGAGAGGCCACATCCAGGAATATCACTCGAGCGGCACCGGTGGCGCCTTTTGACGTCTGCTTCAGTTCAAAGAGGATCGGAAGTACACGAGTAGGGCCTGCTGTTCCGTGGGTCGATCTTGTCTTGCAGAGCGAGAATGTCTACTGGAGAATCTTTGGGGCGAATTCGATGGTGTATGTGAATGATGACGTGGTATGCCTGGCATTTGTTGATGGTGGGTCTAACCCTAGAACGTCGATCGTGATCGGAGGCTATCAGTTGGAGGATAATCTTCTACAATTTGATCTAGCCACTTCAAGACTAGGGTTCAGTTCATCACTTCTCTTCAGGCGAACCACATGTGCCAACTTCAACTTCACATCCAATGTATAA
- the LOC131226091 gene encoding probable aspartic proteinase GIP2: MASSTPSLHFLLFLLLISQSYGQQSFRPHALILPVAKDAATLQYVTQLNQRTPLVSVNLVIDLGGRFLWVDCDSGYVSSSYLPARCRSAQCSLAKSTSCGECFSIPKPGCNNNTCGLFPGNPFISTSTSGELAQDVLSLQSTDGSNPGTVVTVPRFLFTCGSTFLLQGLANGAKGIAGLGRTPIAFPSQFASAFSFHRKFAICLSSSTTSNGVIFFGDGPYVFLLNKELSNSLIYTPLLTNPVSTAGVSTQGEPSYEYFIGVKSIKISEKRVPLNASLLSIDNNGFGGTKISTVNPYTTLETSIYKAFSEAFIREATSRNITRAAPVAPFDVCFSSKGIGSTRVGPAVPWVDLVLQSENVYWRIFGANSMVYVNDDVVCLAFVDGGSNPRTSIVIGGYQLEDNLLQFDLATSRLGFTSSLLFRQTTCANFNFTSNV, translated from the coding sequence ATGGCTTCTTCTACCCCTTCTCTtcatttccttctctttctccttctcatatCTCAATCCTACGGCCAGCAATCGTTCCGCCCGCACGCCCTCATCCTTCCAGTAGCAAAAGATGCTGCGACCCTTCAGTACGTAACCCAGCTCAACCAAAGAACCCCACTTGTGTCCGTAAACCTAGTCATCGATCTTGGGGGACGATTCCTATGGGTCGATTGCGATTCGGGCTACGTGTCGTCCTCTTATCTCCCAGCCCGTTGCCGTTCCGCCCAATGCTCGCTAGCCAAATCTACTTCATGTGGTGAGTGCTTCTCTATCCCTAAGCCAGGTTGCAACAACAACACATGTGGCCTCTTCCCAGGGAACCCATTCATAAGCACGAGCACAAGCGGAGAGCTTGCCCAAGATGTTCTATCCCTCCAATCGACAGATGGTTCGAACCCAGGCACTGTCGTCACCGTTCCACGCTTCCTTTTCACTTGTGGATCCACATTTCTCTTACAGGGCCTCGCTAATGGTGCTAAAGGAATAGCTGGCCTTGGAAGGACGCCTATTGCATTCCCGTCTCAGTTCGCATCTGCATTTAGCTTCCATCGGAAATTCGCCATCTGTCTTTCATCATCGACGACATCCAACGGTGTGATATTCTTCGGTGATGGACCTTAtgtttttcttcttaacaagGAACTCTCCAACTCACTTATCTACACTCCTCTCCTCACCAACCCTGTAAGCACTGCTGGAGTCTCTACGCAGGGAGAGCCGTCGTATGAGTACTTCATCGGTGTGAAATCGATCAAGATCAGTGAAAAGCGTGTCCCGTTAAATGCATCCTTGCTGTCCATTGATAACAATGGCTTTGGTGGAACGAAAATCAGCACCGTCAATCCTTACACAACTCTGGAGACGTCCATCTACAAGGCTTTCTCTGAGGCTTTCATTAGAGAGGCCACATCCAGGAATATCACTCGAGCGGCACCGGTGGCGCCTTTTGACGTGTGCTTCAGCTCAAAGGGGATCGGAAGTACACGAGTAGGGCCTGCCGTTCCGTGGGTCGATCTTGTCTTGCAGAGCGAGAATGTCTACTGGAGAATCTTTGGGGCGAATTCGATGGTGTATGTGAATGATGACGTGGTATGCCTGGCATTTGTTGATGGTGGGTCTAACCCTAGAACGTCGATCGTGATCGGAGGCTATCAGTTGGAGGATAATCTTCTACAATTTGATCTAGCTACTTCAAGACTAGGGTTCACCTCCTCACTTCTCTTCAGGCAAACCACATGTGCCAACTTCAACTTCACATCCAACGTCTAG